One window of Phalacrocorax carbo chromosome 1, bPhaCar2.1, whole genome shotgun sequence genomic DNA carries:
- the LOC104043197 gene encoding LOW QUALITY PROTEIN: arylsulfatase D (The sequence of the model RefSeq protein was modified relative to this genomic sequence to represent the inferred CDS: substituted 1 base at 1 genomic stop codon), translated as MRGQKQHLIFRITAYQEMIAPLPCSAVAAVLFRRYLLMALPSYLFWNMFGLTAAMESKPNILLFLADDLGIGDIGCYGNNSIRTSNIDRLAKEGVKLTQHIAAAPLCTPSRAAFLTGRYPIRSGMASSNRYRALQWNAGSGGLPANETTFARLLQQQGYTTGLIGKWHQGVNCESFNDHCHHPLNHGFDYFYGMPFTLLNNCQENKPPELDVALQAKLWLYSQIITLAVITLAAGKLIGLISIRWKIIAXFALAGSLFFIAWYSSYGFVQYWNCILMRNHDVTEQPMRLERTASLMLKEAVSFIKRNRHGPFLLFVSFLHVHTPLFTTAKFLGKSHHGLYGDNVEEMDWMVGKILDLLDKEDLKNYTFTYFASDHGGHLEAQDGSAQLGGWNGIYKGGKGMGGWEGGIRVPGIIRWPGVLPAGTVIDEPTSLMDIYPTVVHLAGGTLPQDRVIDGRNLMPLLRGRAQKSEHEFLFHYCGSYLHAVRWHQKDSGAIWKAHYVTPVFHPPGAGACYGKGICPCFGEGVTHHEPPLLFDLSRDPSEAKPLSADTEPLFDTVIRRIGRAIEEHRRTLTPVPEQLSLYNVVWKPWLQPCCGTFPFCWCDKEGESTQSM; from the exons ATGAGAGGGCAAAAACAACAT CTTATTTTCAGGATCACTGCGTACCAGGAGATGATTGCACCGCTACCTTGCTCAGCCGTTGCTGCCGTTCTATTCAG GAGGTACCTCCTAATGGCACTGCCTTCATATTTATTCTGGAACATGTTTGGTTTGACTGCAGCTATGGAATCTAAACCCAATATACTTCTCTTTCTGGCTGACGATCTTGGCATCGGAGATATAGGATGTTATGGGAACAATAGTATAAG GACCTCAAACATTGACCGCTTGGCAAAAGAAGGAGTGAAACTTACTCAGCACATCGCCGCAGCTCCACTTTGCACAccaagcagagcagctttcctcACTGGCAGATACCCCATTAGATCAG GGATGGCGTCCAGCAACAGGTACCGAGCACTGCAGTGGAATGCTGGCTCAGGAGGGCTCCCTGCTAATGAAACTACTTttgccaggctgctgcagcaacaAGGCTATACCACTGGACTGATAG GAAAGTGGCATCAAGGTGTAAATTGTGAATCCTTCAATGATCATTGTCATCATCCTCTAAATCATGGGTTTGACTACTTTTATGGTATGCCTTTCACACTTCTAAACAACTGTCAAGAAAACAAACCTCCGGAGCTGGACGTAGCCCTTCAAGCTAAGCTTTGGCTTTACAGTCAGATAATTACCCTTGCTGTGATCACTCTCGCTGCTGGAAAACTCATTGGTTTGATTTCCATCCGCTGGAAGATAATTGCCTGATTTGCTTTGGCGGGCAGCCTTTTCTTCATTGCTTGGTACTCCAGTTATGGCTTCGTGCAGTATTGGAACTGTATCCTGATGAGGAACCACGATGTCACTGAGCAGCCAATGAGGTTAGAGAGGACTGCTTCCCTCATGCTGAAGGAGGCAGTGTCATTTATCAAAAG aaacaggCATGGACCATTCCtcctctttgtttcctttttacatGTTCACACCCCGCTCTTTACCACAGCAAAATTTCTTGGGAAAAGCCATCATGGTTTATATGGAGACAATGTAGAAGAAATGGACTGGATGGTGG GCAAAATTCTGGATTTGCTTGACAAAGAAGATTTGAAAAATTATACATTCACATACTTTGCCTCTGATCATGGAGGACATTTGGAGGCTCAGGATGGATCTGCCCAGCTAGGTGGCTGGAATGGCATTTATAAAG GTGGAAAAGGCATGGGAGGTTGGGAAGGAGGCATCCGTGTGCCAGGAATAATTAGATGGCCAGGAGTGTTACCTGCAGGCACAGTTATTGATGAACCTACGAGTCTTATGGATATTTATCCCACAGTTGTTCATCTGGCTGGAGGAACATTGCCACAGGACAG GGTGATTGATGGACGAAATTTGATGCCTTTACTGAGAGGAAGAGCTCAAAAGTCAGAGCACGAGTTCCTGTTCCACTATTGTGGGTCCTACTTGCATGCAGTGCGGTGGCACCAAAAGGACA GTGGAGCCATCTGGAAGGCTCATTATGTGACCCCAGTCTTTCATCCacctggggctggggcttgTTATGGAAAAGGAATTTGCCCATGTTTTGGGGAAGGTGTGACCCATCATGAGCCTCCGTTGCTGTTTGATCTCTCACGAGACCCTTCAGAAGCCAAACCTCTGTCAGCCGACACCGAGCCTCTCTTTGACACTGTCATAAGGAGGATTGGAAGAGCCATAGAAGAGCATCGCAGGACACTGACTCCAgtcccagagcagctctccttGTACAATGTTGTGTGGAAGCcgtggctgcagccctgctgtgggaCGTTCCCGTTCTGTTGGTGTGATAAGGAAGGTGAAAGCACACAAAGTATGTGA